In the genome of Stomoxys calcitrans chromosome 4, idStoCalc2.1, whole genome shotgun sequence, the window GAGGCATTTTTTCTTGCGACTACGAATGAAATTGTATGTTTTTAAAGCTCGATGCtaaatgaaataaagttatatgtaaataaaaacgattaattACGGCACACATATACCATATTGAAGCCACTACCCGTCAAAATCagggattagtgcaactctaatttgttgttgttgttgtagcagtttattgtgttctatctttagtctgcttgattctgttgagtgtcaagacccaggaactccgcgactaagatggggtgcgtccacagggatgtgggtctggccgggcagttaaacaggtgacgtgtatcgtgcggtccctggttacaatcgggacatacatcttgcacgtcggcatcaatcctagctctgtgggaattgaggcggctgcatctgccggaacgtaattgagccagaaccactctggtttgccgggggaggtcgatttcttcgggtgcaatgggtggcggtcgttctccaaggactacattcacccggtagccaattaacgcgtctgctaccgtgtttgcatgaatgttgttcagacccgcttgatatgccgcttgatctagaggttctctcttgtagcgttggacctcacgctctagatcgtgtagatcaaccttaaggcttctgggcggtgggtatctttccacaagatgatgatttggatgatttctgcgataacagcccagaaggtattgcttagacagcatgtagttatgtcttcgcactggtaggatctttgtctcctgatggaggtggtccacatgagaactgaggagacagcccgtcgcagttcggagggctgcattctgacagatctgaatattattccactgcgtgtcacaaagttgacgtgaccacactggcgctgcataacttaccacagaccggccaattgctttgtacgtggtcaacaaggtttctttgtctgcaccccaagtgctgccagcgagtgacttgaggaccttgtttctacttttgactttattgcagattgctgtggcatgtggggagaaagtgtaggagcagtcaaatgtgacgccaagtattttgggacacttgatggtcggaatcatttctccatcgaccatcacagtcagctcagaattcacctcacgcgtatttgtagtgaacagtgtggctgaagatttggtggcggatatcttcagatttcttgcagcgaaatatgaggcaagctcgttgaggtagacgttcaacctatcgcagatgtcatcaatgggtggggggcctgatgccatgatcgtacgcatatgatacgatctctatgccgtctggaggaggtgggatggaggataggtagaggttaaacagagccggagatatcaccccaccttggggaactccctgtttcactctacggtgttttgacttcttatccctaaattccacaaatgactggcggccacacagataattcgcgacccaacgtttcaggcctggctggagggacgtgttggcgaaattctcaaataatttggcatggctgaccgtgtcgaatgccttcgataggtccagtgccacaaggaccgtcctatcacatatTAAGAGGTCAGCTAATGCAAGAAGACGAAGAATGTTTcgaattgttttcaattcaaaGGTTTTATTAGAAGTAACAAGAAGATTTttcacaaatgaaaaatatgtatactatgTGAGAAATTACTTCAAAGACTACCTtggtaaaacataaaaaataataaatgaaagtaACAAAGTGTTATTGTTAAAGTAAATCCAATACCCCTTCTCAATAACACTATATAAATATTATATAATTAATCCGCCAAGTTCTTTGAGTGTTCTCAATTTTATGTTGCCTAATGGCTTAGTTAACATATCGGCAATCATAGTAGCCGTAGGACAGTACTTATATTCTATTTCATTGGAATTCTTAACATCTTTAATATAAAAGTATTTAATATCAATATGTTTGCAGCGTGGGTTAATTCTTTCCGAGTCTAGTATTTTTAGACAGCTTTGATTATCTTCAAATATAAGTGGCTTTTCGATAAGATCAATTTTGAAATCCTTCAGCAATTGCTGCAACCATATACACTCTTGTGTTGCTTCCGCAAGTGACACCAACTCTGCTTCAGTTGATGAAGTGATACGATGTTTTGTTTTCGGCTTGCATAGCTGATAGTGGCTTGACCAAGTTTGAATAAATATCCACTAGTTGACTTGCGATCTTTGTTGTCACCTGCCCAATCGGCATCTGCATAACCCGTCAACTTTACGTCTTTTGTGCCTACACAAAGCTTTTCACATCGAGTCCCTTTCAGATATTTGAACACACGTTTCACTTCATTCCAATCCCTTTTGGACGGCTTGCTTACTTTGCGCGATAAAATAGAAACGGCAGCAGAAATATCTGGCCTGGAATTACCAGCCAAGTAAAGTAGTGAACCAATAGTCATGCGATATTTGTTGTCGGTTTCCAATAAATCTTCatcttttatttctttgaagTAGCCTGTATCTAGCGGGATAAGTGATGGTTTTGCTTTATCAAGGGCATACTGGTTAATAATTTTGTCTATATATCTAGTTTGTGATATATAAAATAATCCATTATCATCTCTTGATACCTCCATCCCTAGATACAATTTAAGTTCTCCCATGTCTGTTACTTTGAATTTTGACGATATAtaagatattacttcttgaacaATATCATCGCAGTTGGCTGCTACAAGTATATCATCTACGTACACTAGGACGTATACGTAATTACCAGACACTTCCTTCACGTACAAACAATTATCCGCTTTTCCCCTTCTGAATCCGAAATTTGTGAGCACATCATTAATTCTTTGATTCCAACATCTAGCGGATTGTTTGAGCCCGTAAATACTTTGGTTTAACTTACAAACCAGATTCTCTTTTCCTTCCTCGATGAAACCTTTTggctgttttataaaaatttctctgtCAATATTCCCGTTCAAAAACGCCGTTTTTATATCAATGTGATGAACTTTCAAATTGTTATGTGAAGCAACAGCAAGTAATGTTCGAAAGGTTGTGTGTTTCACAACTGGAGCAAAAATATGGTCGTAGTCTTCACCATATTTCTGTGAAAAACCTCTTGCAACAAGTCGTGCCTTATATCGACTTCCTCCGTCAaccaaagtttttattttaaaaatccatttgcaACTTATAGCTTTTCTGCCTTTGGGTAATTCTACCAAATCCCAGGTGTTATTGTTGTACATGGACTGGATTTCATCTTTCATTGCAAGAATCCACTTTTCTTTCTCTGGATGGTTCATAACTTCCTCGTACGTTTGAGGTTCTGATTTCATTGCTGTCATATTCGCTTCATATCGCTTGGGCTTCTTACCTTTTGTTGACCTTAGTGCAACCCTTTTTGGGATAACTGCATTTTCTTCTTCATCTTCTTCGGAAGTAAATGAATCACTTGCGGTTTCGAATGGTTCATCTCCTGATGCAATTTCGATGGCATCTGGTATCTCATTTATAACTTCTTTGTTGTCATTTGatgtttgcccgatttcgcaATTTTCTTCGAATGTAGTTTCAGCAAATTCAACTTTCGACTTGTCTTCTTCCAAAAAACTAACGTCTCTACTTATGATAATGGTGTTATCATTGGGATCCAGCAGACGATAACCTTTTGTTTCATCAGAATATCCCACGAAGATGTATTTTCTTGCAACAGCATCCAGCTTTTGGCGCTTCTTCTTTGTGACGTGAGCATATGCAACAGAACCAAAAATCTTAATATGTTTCATGCTTGGCTTTTTCGAATGCCATTCCTCATAGGGTGTTACTTCGGTTGCAAACGTTGGTAGACGATTTTGTAGATAATTTGCAGTGTTAACTGCCTCTGCCCAATATTTCACATCCATATCCGCATCAAAGAGCATGCATCTTGCCATTTCCATTAGGCTTCTGTTTTTCCTTTCAGCTACACCATTCTGTTCGGGTGTATATGGAGCAGTTAACTCGTGATGAATCCCTTTGCTATTTAGAAATGATTTCATCTCCTTGCTGCAAAATTCTCTGCCTCTGTCTGTCCGCAAGGTTTTCATACGCTTACCAAATTTTGTTTCAGTGTATGCCACAAAATCTTTGATTTTATGAATTGCTTCccctttatttttcaaaaaataaacagTACAATATCTGCTCTTGTCATCAATTAGGGTCAGAACATAGCGATTACCAGTTGGTGTGCAATTTCGCATGGGaccacacaagtcactgtgtatTAAGTCGAGTGTGCTTTTTGCGCGATTTTCTGCAATCTTCGGAAAGGGTTTCCGGGTCATCTTCCCTTTTAAACACACTTCACACTTACTTTCACAATTGCATCTCTCCAATTGTATCCCAGCCATTAGTGACTTATTCACACCAGATTTTATTGCATTCATATCACGGTGACCAAATCGACGGTGCCAAGTGTGAATACACGACGTCATCATAGCCGTATGTTTTTCATCCATTACAAATAGATTTCCGCTTAATGTAGCACTAGCATACAACTCACCTTTCAGAGTTATCAAACACTTCTGTCCTACGAATTTTATTGTGAAGCCTTGCATTGTCAACTTTGGGACTGATAACAAGCTTCCCTCTAATTTCGGCATAAAAAGAacgtttttcattttaatttcctTATGTAAACCATAAAATATTCCTTCGCCAACACCATTGGACTTCAAAATTGTACCATCAGCTAGATAAACATcattggcacaatttttatcaagCTCCGTGAAAAAACTCTCGTTACACGTCATATGGCAAGTTGCAGCCGAATCTATGAACCACATGTTCTCATTTCTAGATGAAGCGGCAACAAAACACGCATTTGAGTCCACTTTTGACGTATATTTAGCATTTTCTCTCTGCTTATTTTGACGTTGATTGCAATTTCTTTTAATGTGTCCGTTCTTACCACACTGATAGCATTTCGGGTTATAACTTGGTTTCTTGCTTCTGATTTTCAGCACAGCTTCTTGTCCGATAAATGCACCATTTCTCCGTTTTGCCTCTTgcgttaatttttcttttaccaTCTCCAATGTTAAATCCTTTTCCGGGCGAACTTCCAAGGCTGACACCAAGATATTATAATCTTCCGGCAAGCTTCCAAGAAGGAAAGACACGACCTTATGCTCGGGAAATTCTTCTCCGAGATCCTCCAATTTACCCACAATTTCCAAGAATTCTGAGATGTGACTCTCCATCGACTGGCTTTCGTTCATACGCTTCGATGATAGCTGTCGGAGGAGACTGACACGGTTGCTCAAATTTGACTTTTCATGTTGTGTCTTGAGGGCATTCCAATATGCTTTTGCCGATGTTAGCTTTCTTATATGAATTTTTTGTGAATCTTCTATGGACAATCCAATCACAGCACGAGCTTTACCATCTTTTAGAGTCCATGCTGCATTCGGGGATTCAGGTATGGCGTCCGTAATATGATTCCACAATTCCCTTTCCAAGAGAACCATTTCAACATTAAATTTCCAGGAATGGTAATTATTGGTACTTAAATTGGGAAATGTTAGCTTTAAATCCATTTTCAGCTTCcttttatatttttcctttGATGATTATTGTTCCCGAAAGATTTTAGCGTAGGCCCATAACCTATTAAGAGGTCAGCTAATGCAAGAAGACGAAGAATGTTTcgaattgttttcaattcaaaGGTTTTATTAGAAGTAACAAGAAGATTTttcacaaatgaaaaatatgtatactatgTGAGAAATTACTTCAAAGACTACCTtggtaaaacataaaaaataataaatgaaagtaACAAAGTGTTATTGTTAAAGTAAATCCaatatcacatggcctgggttgattgaagccacggcaaatgtgtgcggtgatggcatgcaaagctgttgttgtgctatgcagtctccgaaatccatgttgatgctcggcgaatggaaattctcctacgaggctcgggaggagtaaggcctcaagcgtctttgctactggtgagagaagggagatcggtctgtacgactcccccaaactcgggtcttttccaggcttcagtagcgggatcactctgcccattttccagacatcgggaactataagagtgttcaatggcaggttaaggacagtggtgaagtactcaactccaggtgaatccagattcttcagcatcaatgtagagattccgtcggggcccaacgccttaaatgatttggcgccatgaatgacattcgtaacttcgcccacggtaaattgtgatggctgatcatcggctcggagaccacgaatacggcgaatggctctcctctttgccctgtctctctcgggatgcacaataaattgacggttgaacaacctggcgcatctcttcggatcagtcacggttatctcgccagcctgccggggttcgagagagtcTTAACAGTGGctcacagtttgcctgcaccggtgcctaagttacattgctccaagtgttccagccacaaattccgcttatgttcgttgactaccctgtttatttccagattcagctcgctgattctggggttagcggggtccatagcacgaatcccatcacgctcgtctgcgagtagcACTGCTTGcgtcgggaaattgggtcgcacatGTGGTATTCGAGCgcctggtataaagcgagcggctgctgcgttgaggatgtctcggaatttcctctcggccacaagcacaacagaggggggtggcagttcattgaagcggcgattggtatactctctgaagccagtccaatcggccttcttataattgatgaacgtccggcgctcagaggttatgaagtcgggtggtcggtcgatggtgagaattatatatatatatatatatatatatatatatatatatatatatatatatatatatatatatatatatttatatttatatatatatatatatatatatatatatgtatatatatatatatatatatatatatatatatatatatatgtatatatatatatatatatatatatatatatatatatatatatatatatatatatatttatatatatatatatatataaatatcgtcataggaaaagtcaatGGTTTGGGATAGCCCATCCGTAGAATTGCTGGTTTCATGAATATTTAGCCCTTCTGTAGGTTGTAGCCAATGTGTAGAGTCTATATGAACATTTCCCGTTTCGTTAAGCAGTTCCGTATGTATTTTTGCTGAAACGGTATCGTTGGCTTCGATACGCAGTGGCATAATATTCAGATGTGCAGGATGCCGCTCATCGAACTGCGACGGCCTGTCTattcagttctcacgtggaccaccttcatcaggagaAAAAGTTCCTACccatgcgaagacataactattggcttacccaaaaagtaattgcggattttataaaagaaagtaaatgcatttttaataatacttagaataaactttaatcaaatatactttttttacactttttttccaaagcaagctaaaagtcacagctgataactgacagaagaaagaatgcaattacagagtcacaagctatgaaaaaagaCAACATTTATGCAAAAACGGTAGTAGATGaagtaaatagctaccgggcgaatgtagtccttggagaacgtacgcctcccattgcacctgaagaaattggcaGACCAGAGcagttctggctcaataacgatccggcagatgtagacgcatcaactcctacagagcaccGATTGATACCGACGTGTGTCCGCATAgtgacctgggaccacacgacacacgtcatctgtttaacAACCCAGCCAAACAACTCGACTCGACGCAGtttctggatctggatattcatcGGAAATAAGCATACAAAATGTACAACACAACAACATCGTATTCGTTGCcttacattattgcaaattagcccatggacattccattgaggaacaggggcaaacgtctCAGATATAattgagtgccgtccgattcaagttttagctcaatgatagggactTCCATTTTATAGTTGAGTCCAAACgacgtgccccagtgcgacatgGCTTCCTTGACTTCTATTAATAGCATATTAACTCACACCtgacgccagcattaggaggggataaccaccgctgatattCTCGTCATGATTCAAACTCAGAAGttcagagaagttttacatggcatggtacctctcaaatgttgccagcattaagaggggaaaacttTCGGTGACAATTTtctttctggtggtctcgctaggattcgaatccaggcgttcagcgtcataggcggacatgctaaattttgcgctacggtggcctccaatatatTAGGAACCATACCAcccacaaacaacgaaaaatggcgcaaacTAGTAGCATGCACAAATTagagtcaatcccatggcagccgggtgta includes:
- the LOC106095763 gene encoding uncharacterized protein LOC106095763, giving the protein MKKDNIYAKTVVDEVNSYRANVVLGERTPPIAPEEIGRPEQFWLNNDPADVDASTPTEHRLIPTCVRIVTWDHTTHVICLTTQPNNSTRRSFWIWIFIGNKHTKCGNNGGGSNSGSPSHYLPPGHSPTPSSTPVSELSPDTI